In Sporosarcina psychrophila, a genomic segment contains:
- a CDS encoding ABC transporter substrate-binding protein produces MKPKLLFHTLFIITLLSLALGGCSEQETNKTDSETKQSEKEAKSSESKEMNTSTRIYKDVTGREVEIPVNPQRVVTTQYLDAMLALGVKPIGAPTHVLDNNYLGELQAGVEDLGSPFSIEKVLEMAPDLIISADPEEVEQLSKIAPTIVIPWMYGDVFTQFKEVANVLGKEKEADEWIARLDDKAAEGREKIAGKIGKDQVVSIFMTYEKDTLRLYGARNIGHVLYRSLQLTPPSFIQEKLAKDPDFEEFVYEDISMEKLPDYAGDKIIMLTYGEETQQKDSMLSQIEESSLWKSIDAVKNNDVYYIGDDPWFTYAPIAIEKSLDEAIKLLSE; encoded by the coding sequence ATGAAACCAAAACTATTATTTCACACATTATTTATAATAACGCTTCTATCCTTAGCGCTGGGGGGATGTAGCGAACAAGAAACTAATAAAACAGATTCTGAAACAAAACAATCTGAAAAAGAAGCAAAATCAAGTGAAAGCAAAGAAATGAATACATCTACAAGAATCTATAAGGATGTAACCGGAAGAGAAGTAGAGATCCCCGTCAATCCACAGCGTGTTGTGACGACTCAATATTTAGATGCGATGCTTGCGCTTGGTGTGAAGCCGATTGGCGCACCAACACATGTATTGGACAATAACTATTTAGGCGAATTACAAGCTGGGGTAGAAGACCTTGGAAGTCCATTCAGCATCGAGAAAGTGCTGGAAATGGCACCGGACTTAATTATTTCAGCAGATCCTGAAGAAGTGGAGCAACTAAGTAAAATTGCGCCTACGATTGTCATTCCATGGATGTATGGAGATGTTTTCACTCAATTTAAAGAGGTAGCTAATGTCTTGGGTAAAGAGAAAGAAGCCGATGAGTGGATTGCCAGATTAGATGATAAAGCTGCTGAAGGAAGAGAAAAAATTGCTGGTAAAATAGGTAAAGATCAAGTCGTATCGATTTTTATGACATATGAGAAAGATACACTTAGACTTTATGGCGCACGAAACATTGGTCATGTCCTTTATCGATCATTACAATTAACTCCGCCTTCGTTCATTCAAGAAAAGCTGGCAAAAGACCCTGATTTTGAAGAGTTTGTTTACGAAGATATATCAATGGAGAAGTTGCCGGATTATGCAGGGGACAAAATTATCATGTTAACGTATGGGGAAGAAACACAGCAGAAGGATAGTATGCTTTCTCAAATCGAAGAAAGTTCTTTGTGGAAAAGTATTGACGCTGTAAAAAATAATGATGTCTATTATATTGGTGATGATCCGTGGTTTACATATGCTCCGATTGCAATCGAGAAATCATTAGACGAAGCAATTAAACTCTTGTCTGAGTAA
- a CDS encoding NAD(P)/FAD-dependent oxidoreductase, translating into MNSEQLYDVTIIGGGPAGLFSAFYSGLREMKTKIIEFQPYLGGKVHVYPEKMIWDIGGLTPVTGERLIEQVIQQGLTFEPELVLGEKVTSINKNEDGNFVIQTSTNQKHLSKTVILAVGGGILKPTKLEIEGAERFEVANLHYTVKSLARFKGKTVLISGGGNAAVDWANELEPIAEKVYLTYRKDMLKGHEAEVSKLFNSSVECLLNTSIQKLIAASDHETIEKVELVNGEDGDLIQLSVDEVIINHGYDRDKELTSNSGLDIEMANEYSVAGSPMSETSVPGLFAAGDILNHEGKLHLIAGAFQDAANAVNKAKQYIAPDAYGHGMVSSHNDIFKEKNRELVKHLYAVKN; encoded by the coding sequence ATGAATTCAGAACAGTTATATGATGTAACAATTATTGGTGGTGGCCCAGCGGGACTTTTTTCCGCTTTTTATAGTGGTTTAAGGGAAATGAAAACTAAGATCATTGAGTTCCAACCTTATTTGGGCGGAAAAGTGCATGTCTATCCGGAGAAAATGATTTGGGATATTGGCGGACTCACACCGGTTACAGGAGAACGACTGATTGAACAAGTAATTCAGCAAGGATTAACTTTTGAGCCCGAGCTTGTATTAGGGGAAAAAGTAACTTCGATTAACAAAAATGAGGATGGAAATTTTGTTATTCAGACATCTACAAACCAAAAGCATTTGTCCAAAACAGTCATTTTAGCTGTTGGTGGGGGAATCTTGAAACCAACAAAATTAGAAATTGAAGGCGCAGAACGTTTTGAAGTTGCAAATTTGCATTATACAGTGAAATCTCTTGCACGTTTTAAAGGGAAAACCGTATTGATTTCCGGAGGCGGTAATGCCGCTGTTGACTGGGCGAATGAGTTGGAACCGATTGCGGAAAAAGTCTATTTAACTTACCGGAAAGATATGTTGAAAGGGCATGAGGCAGAAGTATCGAAGCTATTCAATAGTTCTGTCGAGTGCTTATTGAATACATCAATCCAAAAACTCATTGCAGCAAGTGACCACGAAACGATTGAGAAGGTGGAGTTAGTTAACGGAGAAGATGGAGATCTGATTCAGCTGTCTGTTGATGAAGTGATTATTAATCATGGCTATGATCGTGATAAAGAATTGACTTCGAATAGTGGGTTAGATATAGAAATGGCGAATGAATACAGTGTTGCAGGCAGTCCCATGAGTGAAACATCTGTACCAGGGCTCTTTGCAGCAGGAGATATTTTGAATCATGAAGGGAAGCTTCATTTAATAGCAGGGGCGTTTCAGGACGCGGCTAATGCTGTGAATAAAGCGAAACAATATATCGCGCCAGATGCTTATGGGCACGGAATGGTCTCTTCACATAATGACATCTTTAAAGAGAAAAATCGTGAATTGGTCAAACATTTGTATGCAGTGAAAAACTAA